One segment of Fusarium oxysporum f. sp. lycopersici 4287 chromosome 7, whole genome shotgun sequence DNA contains the following:
- a CDS encoding fructose-bisphosphate aldolase, class II produces MGVQEVLSRKTGVIVGDDVLRLFEYAREHKFAIPAINVTSSSTVVAALEAARDNKAPVILQFSQGGAAYFAGKGVSNTDQAASIAGSIAAAHYVRSLAPTYGIPVVLHTDHCAKKLLPWLDGMLDADEAYFKEKGEPLFSSHMIDLSEEPVEWNIETTAKYLKRAAPMKQWLEMEIGITGGEEDGVNNEDVDNNSLYTQPEDILNIYNTLSPISPYFSIAAGFGNVHGVYKPGNVKLHPELLGKHQAHVKEALKSDNDKPVFFVFHGGSGSSKKEYLDAIGFGVVKVNVDTDMQFAYCSGIRDYMINKREYVNTTVGNPDGEDKPNKKYFDPRVWVREGEKTMSKRVAEALQDFNTANQL; encoded by the exons ATGGGTGTCCAAGAAGTCCTTAGCCGCAAGACTGGTGTCATCGTCGGTGACGATGTCCTCCGTCTCTTCGAGTACGCTCGCGAGCACAAGTTCGCCATTCCCGCCATT AACGTCACCTCTTCCTCCACCGTCGTTGCTGCCCTCGAGGCCGCCCGCGACAACAAGGCTCCTGTCATCCTCCAGTTCTCTCAGGGTGGTGCCGCCTACTTCGCTGGCAAG GGTGTGAGCAACACCGACCAGGCCGCTTCCATTGCAGGCTCCATCGCCGCTGCCCACTACGTCCGCTCGCTCGCTCCCACCTACGGCATCCCCGTCGTCCTTCACACCGACCACTGcgccaagaagctcctccCTTGGCTCGATGGCATGCTCGATGCCGACGAGGCTTActtcaaggagaagggcgagcccctcttctcctctcaCATGATCGATCTCTCTGAGGAGCCTGTCGAGTGGAACATTGAGACCACCGCCAAGTACCTCAAGCGCGCTGCCCCCATGAAGCAGTGGCTCGAGATGGAGATTGGTATCACCGgtggtgaggaggatggTGTCAACAACGAGGATGTTGACAACAACTCTCTCTACACCCAGCCTGAGGATATCCTCAACATCTACAACACTCTCTCCCCCATCTCCCCCTACTTCTCTATCGCCGCTGGCTTCGGTAACGTCCACGGTGTTTACAAGCCCGGCAACGTCAAGCTCCACCCCGAGCTTCTCGGCAAGCACCAGGCTCACGTCAAGGAGGCCCTCAAGTCCGACAACGACAAgcccgtcttcttcgtcttccacGGTGGCTCCGGCTCCTCCAAGAAGGAGTACCTCGACGCCATTGGCTTCGGTGTTGTCAAGGTTAACGTCGACACTGACATGCAGTTCGCTTACTGCTCCGGTATCCGAGACTACATGATCAACAAGCGCGAGTACGTCAACACCACCGTCGGCAACCCCGATGGCGAGGACAAGCCCAACAAGAAGTACTTCGAC CCCCGTGTCTGGGTCCGTGAGGGTGAGAAGACCATGTCCAAGCGTGTTGCCGAGGCTCTCCAGGACTTCAACACTGCCAACCAGCTATAA
- a CDS encoding fructose-bisphosphate aldolase, class II: MLMFSFLNPDNSSHYRQYRHHRWVACLTAKNFFLLHLSSQPTFSIQPKLHKQQQWVSKKSLAARLVSSSVTMSSVSSSTLASTSSPFPPLYVSTIQKQRKSSQLTQISQNVTSSSTVVAALEAARDNKAPVILQFSQGGAAYFAGKGVSNTDQAASIAGSIAAAHYVRSLAPTYGIPVVLHTDHCAKKLLPWLDGMLDADEAYFKEKGEPLFSSHMIDLSEEPVEWNIETTAKYLKRAAPMKQWLEMEIGITGGEEDGVNNEDVDNNSLYTQPEDILNIYNTLSPISPYFSIAAGFGNVHGVYKPGNVKLHPELLGKHQAHVKEALKSDNDKPVFFVFHGGSGSSKKEYLDAIGFGVVKVNVDTDMQFAYCSGIRDYMINKREYVNTTVGNPDGEDKPNKKYFDPRVWVREGEKTMSKRVAEALQDFNTANQL, translated from the exons ATGTTGATGTTTTCATTTTTGAATCCTGACAATTCTTCCCACTATCGTCAATACCGACATCATCGCTGGGTCGCCTGTCTAACTGCCAAAA ACTTTTTCCTTCTACATCTTTCATCTCAACCTACATTTTCTATCCAACCTAAGCTTCACAAACAGCAACAATGGGTGTCCAAGAAGTCCTTAGCCGCAAGACTGGTGTCATCGTCGGTGACGATGTCCTCCGTCTCTTCGAGTACGCTCGCGAGCACAAGTTCGCCATTCCCGCCATTGTATGTCTCAACCATTCAAAAACAACGCAAATCGTCGCAACTAACACAAATATCACAGAACGTCACCTCTTCCTCCACCGTCGTTGCTGCCCTCGAGGCCGCCCGCGACAACAAGGCTCCTGTCATCCTCCAGTTCTCTCAGGGTGGTGCCGCCTACTTCGCTGGCAAG GGTGTGAGCAACACCGACCAGGCCGCTTCCATTGCAGGCTCCATCGCCGCTGCCCACTACGTCCGCTCGCTCGCTCCCACCTACGGCATCCCCGTCGTCCTTCACACCGACCACTGcgccaagaagctcctccCTTGGCTCGATGGCATGCTCGATGCCGACGAGGCTTActtcaaggagaagggcgagcccctcttctcctctcaCATGATCGATCTCTCTGAGGAGCCTGTCGAGTGGAACATTGAGACCACCGCCAAGTACCTCAAGCGCGCTGCCCCCATGAAGCAGTGGCTCGAGATGGAGATTGGTATCACCGgtggtgaggaggatggTGTCAACAACGAGGATGTTGACAACAACTCTCTCTACACCCAGCCTGAGGATATCCTCAACATCTACAACACTCTCTCCCCCATCTCCCCCTACTTCTCTATCGCCGCTGGCTTCGGTAACGTCCACGGTGTTTACAAGCCCGGCAACGTCAAGCTCCACCCCGAGCTTCTCGGCAAGCACCAGGCTCACGTCAAGGAGGCCCTCAAGTCCGACAACGACAAgcccgtcttcttcgtcttccacGGTGGCTCCGGCTCCTCCAAGAAGGAGTACCTCGACGCCATTGGCTTCGGTGTTGTCAAGGTTAACGTCGACACTGACATGCAGTTCGCTTACTGCTCCGGTATCCGAGACTACATGATCAACAAGCGCGAGTACGTCAACACCACCGTCGGCAACCCCGATGGCGAGGACAAGCCCAACAAGAAGTACTTCGAC CCCCGTGTCTGGGTCCGTGAGGGTGAGAAGACCATGTCCAAGCGTGTTGCCGAGGCTCTCCAGGACTTCAACACTGCCAACCAGCTATAA
- a CDS encoding mitochondrial chaperone BCS1 (At least one base has a quality score < 10) translates to MFSRQFSARRISWQPRRMRERLLSWTFSVAMINLSEMGMTDDKLAYLLTKLPKRSLLLLEDADAAFVNRRQRDSDGYNGATVTFSGLLNALDGVAAGEERIAFLTTNHVDRLDAALIRPGRVDLMLRIGEATHYQAAQMWDRFYGDVDKDHSGRERFLSRLQELGLFGVGPDGKPSNRHTSTAAIQGLFLFHKDNMEGAINDADGLIPRKFEASDEVPEGAIKTPA, encoded by the exons ATGTTTTCGAGGCAGTTTTCAGCGAGGCGCATCAGTTGGCAGCCAAGGCGAATGAGGGAAAGACTATT GAGCTGGACTTTTAGCGTGGCCATGATCAACCTCAGCGAGATGGGCATGACGGATGACAAGCTAGCCTATCTCCTTACAAAACTTCCCAAGAGGAGCTTGCTTCTGCTagaagatgcagatgcagcatTCGTGAACCGGCGCCAGCGAGACTCTGATGGCTATAATGGTGCTACTGTTACCTTCTCCGGTCTCCTAAACGCTCTCGatggtgttgctgctggcgagGAGCGCATTGCGTTCCTGACAACCAACCACGTTGACCGCCTCGATGCCGCGCTCATCCGACCTGGTCGTGTAGATTTGATGCTTCGCATCGGTGAGGCCACACACTACCAGGCTGCTCAGATGTGGGATCGATTCTACGGTGACGTTGATAAGGATCATTCCGGCCGAGAACGATTCCTCAGCAGGCTCCAAGAGCTGGGTCTATTCGGCGTTGGACCTGATGGCAAACCATCGAATCGTCACACAAGCACAGCAGCGATTCAGGGGCTGTTTCTGTTCCATAAGGACAATATGGAAGGAGCTATCAATGACGCTGATGGTCTCATCCCCCGAAAGTTTGAGGCTTCGGATGAGGTCCCAGAGGGAGCAATCAAGACACCTGCGTGA